A region of Lycium barbarum isolate Lr01 chromosome 1, ASM1917538v2, whole genome shotgun sequence DNA encodes the following proteins:
- the LOC132644311 gene encoding uncharacterized protein LOC132644311 encodes MMNVIAISLVLTTLVTAGVFTPNPEKKEEVIVKEGHRVVVVEYEPNDGNTKVSISPQETEQKAKTGYVSDVKDKLSVKAEEVKENGEFHRPNARELVCDAFGKCTHKIASALGGTKDTVSEKAHEIQEDAKEAVGDAYEKVKDTVVGKAHEATEKASEVKDTVVGKAHEATEKASEVKEKAKETVGKKVEEVKESAKETAEKVKERAVDTTNTLKSHLKRNASEDLDIIEEKAKEAKEAVKEDTNRLKVEGKRDYHVIRRFFSDVLAYILSAKNFRSLMGMIHLLGFALSYGVCIWVTFISSDLLARTLPKQQFAMVQSKIYPAYFKIMSYGIASSFLGHYLSQSHRYYANWTEKMQGLIFLASFAVTMCNSSFLEPRASKVMTERMKLEKEEGRGKDVFNIEPSTSSVDAFMDPTGIKTGLKTTGEPLETRQELSEEAARVKPRVERLSQRLKKLNMISSFLNVLTLMALTYHLVYLSQLVHSSSY; translated from the exons aTGATGAATGTTATAGCCATTTCTCTTGTACTAACCACACTTGTAACAGCAGGGGTCTTTACTCCAAACcctgaaaagaaagaagaagttaTAGTCAAAGAAGGTCATAGAGTTGTAGTTGTTGAATATGAACCAAATGATGGGAACACCAAGGTCTCAATTTCCCCACAAGAAACTGAACAAAAGGCAAAAACAGGTTATGTTTCAGATGTCAAAGACAAATTATCAGTTAAGGCAGAGGAAGTTAAAGAAAATGGAGAGTTTCATAGGCCTAATGCTAGAGAACTTGTTTGTGATGCATTTGGAAAGTGCACACATAAGATAGCAAGTGCACTTGGAGGAACCAAAGACACTGTTTCTGAAAAAGCCCATGAAATTCAAGAAGATGCAAAAGAGGCTGTTGGTGATGCTTATGAAAAAGTGAAAGATACTGTTGTTGGCAAAGCACATGAGGCTACAGAAAAGGCAAGTGAAGTGAAAGATACTGTTGTTGGCAAAGCTCATGAGGCTACAGAAAAGGCAAGTGAAGTGAAAGAAAAAGCCAAAGAAACAGTGGGCAAGAAAGTTGAAGAAGTGAAGGAAAGTGCTAAAGAGACTGCTGAGAAAGTGAAAGAAAGAGCAGTTGACACAACAAACACACTGAAAAGTCATTTGAAGAGGAATGCCTCAGAAGATCTTGATATCATAGAAGAAAAGGCTAAAGAAGCAAAAGAAGCAGTTAAAGAAGATACAAATAGGCTTAAAGTGGAAGGCAAAAGGGACTATCATGTAATTCGCAGGTTCTTTTCAGATGTGTTGGCATACATACTCTCAGCAAAGAACTTTCGTTCCTTAATGGGAATGATTCATTTGCTGGGATTTGCATTGTCTTATGGGGTTTGTATTTGGGTGACATTCATATCGAGTGATCTTTTGGCAAGAACTTTGCCTAAGCAGCAATTTGCAATGGTGCAAAGCAAGATTTACCCTGCTTACTTCAAGATTATGTCTTATGGCATAGCCTCATCGTTTTTGGGCCATTACTTGAGCCAGAGCCATCGATATTATGCGAATTGGACAGAAAAAATGCAGGGTTTGATTTTTCTGGCCTCATTCGCCGTGACTATGTGCAATTCCTCCTTCTTGGAGCCTCGAGCCAGTAAG GTGATGACAGAGAGAATGAAACTGGAGAAAGAGGAAGGCAGAGGGAAAGATGTATTCAACATAGAACCAAGCACTTCAAGCGTGGATGCTTTCATGGATCCCACAGGCATTAAAACAGGCCTAAAGACAACTGGTGAACCTCTTGAAACAAGACAAGAGTTGTCAGAGGAAGCAGCAAGAGTGAAACCTCGAGTTGAAAGATTGAGTCAGAGACTGAAGAAGCTGAATATGATTTCATCATTTCTCAATGTACTCACACTAATGGCACTTACTTATCACCTGGTCTATCTTAGCCAACTCGTGCATTCCAGCAGTTACTAG